A stretch of Corynebacterium timonense DNA encodes these proteins:
- a CDS encoding GNAT family N-acetyltransferase, with amino-acid sequence MSVIHTTAGWLTFRPAAAADHDTLHRWVTDPRSRFWGALDASPEDVAVELARLAAAAHEAGYVIERAGTPLAFVELYDPSRVLLSHLAEQLPLRPGDLGMHLLCAPPEGEATESGLTSALMAATVAWIFAAPRKHRRIIVEPDTRNTKILAKNALAGFRTVPGFEQTALAGKTACIQAVDPAQFFASPLAARARVPQLALPSPATHLTGQSARRAEAHLVAKALREMIHERALTPRSAGQPGYYSIDAGGTTIRFAATKHPLEHYSIDPDTVRDESGAPVRLIPLVARLAPQLGIPASFVHTYLEELSSTLAGRARAEALARPGVAELSDAAASLDAAAYMQYIESAMVEGHPGFIANAGRAGMSEAEATAYVPEQGRSTALVWVAVRREAATVASIRGVRMEDLTGAVLARHGLDPARYVALPVHPWQWENKVTTVFADLLLSGDMVYLGEGEDLMHPQQSLRTFFNLTRPELPYVKTAVAVRNMGFTRGLSPAYMSVTPAINEWVASLLDADPDFTHYNVRLLKEIASIGVTGDVYHGSAASGVADNGPHQKMLAALWRESPIPMLGEGNVAVTLAAVLHTDPAGRPLAAEWIARSGLTPADWLARLLNVYLRPAVRALAEYDIAFMLHSENVILELDGFVPVGSFLKDIGEEVAVLNPQREVPEAIARITSDATMDQELRAQPIHADIIDGVLRHLGALLSDAGALSDEEFWACVRACVDGYRADYPDSGSTLPLCAPDFMHSCLNRLQWRNPETMVNLSDQNASLLYAGRIRNPLRGPV; translated from the coding sequence ATGAGCGTTATCCACACCACCGCCGGGTGGCTCACGTTTCGCCCCGCGGCCGCTGCCGACCACGACACCCTACACCGCTGGGTCACCGACCCGCGCTCGCGGTTCTGGGGTGCGCTCGACGCCTCGCCCGAAGACGTCGCCGTCGAGCTTGCCCGCCTCGCCGCCGCCGCGCACGAAGCCGGCTACGTGATCGAACGCGCGGGCACCCCCCTCGCGTTCGTCGAGCTCTACGACCCCTCCCGCGTGCTTTTAAGCCACCTCGCCGAGCAGCTGCCCCTGCGCCCTGGCGATCTCGGCATGCACCTGCTGTGCGCCCCGCCGGAAGGAGAGGCCACGGAATCCGGTCTGACCTCGGCGCTCATGGCCGCGACCGTCGCGTGGATTTTTGCAGCCCCGCGCAAGCACCGGCGCATCATCGTGGAACCCGACACCCGCAACACCAAGATCCTGGCCAAAAATGCCCTCGCCGGGTTTCGCACTGTGCCCGGCTTCGAGCAGACCGCGCTTGCCGGAAAAACCGCCTGTATCCAGGCCGTTGATCCCGCACAGTTTTTCGCCTCCCCGCTCGCCGCGCGGGCCCGGGTGCCACAGCTCGCCCTACCTTCGCCCGCCACGCACCTCACGGGTCAGTCAGCCCGGCGCGCGGAGGCTCACCTCGTGGCCAAGGCGCTGCGTGAAATGATCCACGAGCGCGCCCTCACCCCGCGCTCGGCCGGGCAGCCCGGCTACTACAGCATCGACGCCGGAGGCACGACCATCCGTTTCGCCGCGACGAAGCATCCGCTGGAGCACTACAGCATCGACCCGGACACGGTGCGCGATGAGAGCGGAGCTCCGGTCCGGCTCATCCCGCTCGTCGCGCGCCTAGCGCCGCAGCTGGGCATTCCCGCGTCCTTCGTGCACACCTACCTGGAGGAATTGTCCTCCACCCTCGCCGGGCGCGCCCGCGCCGAAGCCCTGGCTCGCCCCGGGGTGGCGGAGCTATCCGACGCCGCCGCATCGCTGGATGCCGCCGCCTACATGCAGTACATCGAGTCGGCGATGGTGGAGGGCCACCCCGGGTTCATCGCCAATGCCGGGCGCGCCGGAATGAGCGAAGCCGAGGCCACGGCCTACGTGCCCGAGCAGGGACGCTCCACCGCGTTGGTGTGGGTCGCGGTGCGCAGGGAGGCGGCAACTGTGGCGTCGATACGCGGCGTGCGCATGGAAGACCTGACCGGGGCCGTTCTCGCACGCCATGGGCTCGACCCGGCGCGCTACGTCGCTCTGCCGGTGCACCCCTGGCAGTGGGAAAACAAAGTTACGACAGTCTTCGCCGACCTCCTCCTCAGCGGCGACATGGTCTACCTCGGGGAGGGTGAGGACCTCATGCACCCGCAGCAATCGCTGCGCACCTTCTTCAACCTCACGCGCCCCGAGCTGCCGTATGTCAAAACGGCAGTGGCCGTGCGCAACATGGGTTTCACCCGCGGTTTGTCGCCGGCGTACATGTCGGTCACCCCCGCCATCAACGAATGGGTCGCTTCGCTTCTCGACGCCGACCCAGACTTCACCCACTACAACGTGCGCCTGCTCAAAGAAATCGCCTCGATCGGCGTCACCGGCGACGTATACCACGGCAGCGCCGCCTCCGGCGTCGCCGACAACGGCCCCCACCAGAAGATGCTCGCGGCCCTATGGCGCGAGTCCCCGATCCCGATGCTCGGCGAGGGAAACGTCGCGGTCACCCTCGCCGCGGTACTGCACACCGACCCCGCCGGACGCCCGCTCGCCGCCGAGTGGATCGCCCGCTCGGGCCTGACCCCCGCCGACTGGCTGGCCCGGCTACTCAATGTCTACCTCCGCCCCGCCGTCCGCGCCCTGGCAGAGTACGACATCGCGTTCATGCTGCACTCCGAGAACGTCATCCTGGAGCTTGACGGCTTCGTCCCGGTCGGTTCCTTCCTCAAAGACATCGGCGAGGAGGTGGCGGTGCTTAACCCCCAGCGCGAGGTCCCCGAGGCCATCGCCCGTATCACCAGCGACGCCACCATGGACCAGGAGCTGCGGGCCCAGCCGATTCACGCCGACATCATCGACGGGGTGCTGCGCCACCTCGGCGCCCTCTTATCCGATGCCGGCGCCCTCAGCGACGAAGAATTCTGGGCCTGCGTCCGCGCATGCGTGGACGGGTATAGGGCCGACTACCCCGACTCGGGCTCAACCCTCCCCCTCTGTGCCCCGGACTTCATGCACTCCTGCCTCAACCGGCTGCAATGGCGCAACCCCGAGACCATGGTGAACTTGAGCGACCAGAATGCGTCGCTGCTGTACGCGGGCCGGATCCGCAACCCGCTTCGCGGACCCGTCTAG
- a CDS encoding ABC transporter ATP-binding protein, giving the protein MERTDAALVARGIRAGYTDGADVLHGVDLAARAGEVTTLIGPNGCGKSTLLKSMSKLLTPREGTVRVHGTEVHTLSAREAAQRVSLLPQHPTAPDGLYVGELVARGRHPHQGRMAGPSAADHEAIARACEATGITDLLEREIDALSGGQRQRVWLAMTLAQDTPVLLLDEPTTFLDPANAIDMLALAREQARAGKAVVMVLHDLMLAGMFSDTLVVMRGGHILAHGTPKQALTTEVLAEAYGLRAEVWDDPAGAAPVIVPRGTVR; this is encoded by the coding sequence ATGGAACGAACTGATGCTGCACTCGTCGCGCGCGGTATCCGCGCGGGCTATACAGACGGGGCGGACGTCCTCCACGGCGTCGACCTCGCGGCGCGCGCGGGAGAGGTGACCACCCTCATCGGGCCGAACGGTTGTGGCAAGTCCACGCTGCTGAAGTCGATGTCCAAGCTGCTGACGCCCCGCGAGGGCACGGTGCGTGTCCATGGCACCGAGGTGCACACCCTATCCGCACGCGAGGCTGCCCAGCGCGTCTCGCTTCTCCCGCAGCACCCCACGGCGCCGGACGGGTTGTACGTCGGCGAGCTTGTTGCGCGCGGGCGCCACCCGCACCAAGGGCGCATGGCTGGCCCATCGGCCGCGGACCACGAGGCGATTGCGCGCGCCTGCGAGGCGACCGGCATCACCGACCTGCTCGAGCGCGAGATCGACGCGCTCAGCGGCGGCCAGCGGCAGCGGGTGTGGTTGGCGATGACCCTGGCGCAGGACACCCCCGTGCTGCTCCTCGACGAGCCGACGACCTTCCTCGACCCCGCCAACGCCATCGACATGCTGGCCCTCGCCCGCGAGCAGGCGCGCGCCGGTAAAGCAGTGGTGATGGTGCTGCACGACCTCATGCTGGCCGGCATGTTCTCCGACACGCTGGTGGTCATGCGCGGGGGGCACATTCTCGCCCACGGCACCCCGAAGCAGGCCCTCACCACCGAGGTGCTCGCCGAGGCCTACGGGCTGCGCGCCGAGGTGTGGGACGACCCCGCGGGGGCCGCTCCCGTGATCGTCCCGCGGGGTACTGTTCGCTAG
- a CDS encoding iron ABC transporter permease has protein sequence MRKSAAGALFALVAGGAYLILLGQGAVSMSPGRVVEVLSGGGTSREIMAVWDLRIPVALATLIVGAALGMAGAWTQSMSRNPLASPDILGVTSGAAVAVVLGSISYRPSFVDDIPIFWWRAVLALVGAVAVVVVLSLLGGIGTSNRIVLVGFALTMMLQAGVSYLLLRAELLRAAEAQTWLAGSTGFIRMDAILPLLIGLAPFVALGLWCGRDLPLLAHDDASAAMLGVNITMQRRLLLVAATGVSAVVVAAVGPIGFVALIAPHFGRLVARTPTPPPLVAAAAGAAILAACAVIAGLIPSTAPVGAVSAVVGGIVLVVLVWRRSGQ, from the coding sequence ATGAGAAAGAGCGCCGCCGGGGCGTTATTCGCGCTCGTGGCAGGTGGGGCCTACCTCATCCTCCTCGGGCAGGGGGCCGTGTCCATGTCCCCCGGGCGGGTCGTCGAGGTGCTGAGCGGCGGCGGCACCTCGCGCGAGATCATGGCGGTGTGGGACCTGCGGATCCCCGTTGCCCTCGCCACCCTGATCGTCGGTGCGGCGCTGGGCATGGCGGGGGCGTGGACCCAGTCGATGTCGCGCAACCCGCTGGCCTCTCCGGACATTTTGGGCGTCACCTCCGGCGCCGCAGTCGCCGTCGTGCTAGGAAGCATCTCGTACCGCCCCTCCTTCGTCGACGATATCCCGATCTTCTGGTGGCGTGCCGTGCTGGCGCTGGTGGGGGCGGTTGCTGTCGTTGTGGTGCTGTCGCTGCTGGGTGGCATCGGCACGAGCAACAGAATCGTCCTCGTCGGCTTTGCGCTGACGATGATGCTGCAGGCAGGCGTGAGCTACCTTCTCTTGCGTGCGGAGCTATTGCGCGCCGCCGAGGCGCAGACCTGGTTGGCGGGATCGACGGGCTTCATCCGCATGGATGCCATCCTTCCCCTCCTTATTGGGCTGGCCCCCTTCGTCGCGTTGGGGCTGTGGTGCGGGCGCGACCTTCCGCTGCTGGCGCACGACGACGCCTCCGCGGCCATGCTGGGGGTGAACATCACGATGCAGCGCAGGCTGCTGCTCGTCGCGGCAACGGGGGTGTCCGCCGTGGTCGTCGCGGCGGTGGGGCCGATCGGCTTCGTTGCCCTCATCGCGCCCCACTTCGGCAGGCTCGTTGCCCGAACACCCACCCCGCCGCCGTTGGTTGCGGCGGCGGCAGGAGCGGCGATTTTGGCAGCGTGCGCGGTGATCGCGGGCCTCATCCCGTCGACGGCGCCGGTGGGGGCGGTCTCGGCCGTCGTTGGCGGGATCGTCCTGGTGGTGCTGGTGTGGAGGCGATCGGGGCAGTGA
- a CDS encoding FecCD family ABC transporter permease, which yields MSTPGTLTVRRSRDSARAIALLVVVSLLAVVASLAFGSRTISLADLVAAALGEGSDDVRNIFWQLRAPRTLLAYAVGASLAIAGVLAQAWTRNPLADPGFIGVTAGAAFAVAVGSAAGAVVGLAGATVYAFVGAAAASALVLMVARRSASPLTLILVGLGVDASLRAGSVLIGLFDTSVLDSMRHWTVGSTFGRSYDDAAVAWAGVAVGAVIAALAARPLDLLSMGEEASLALGGSPRLARVLAALGVVVLAGTATATAGPVAFVGFAAPHILRRFLGPQVSRLLLPAALFGGALVLCADIIGRLVMRPGELEMSIVIAVIGGPVLIAAVRRGIGGTSRKGVA from the coding sequence ATGAGTACCCCCGGCACTCTCACAGTGCGCCGGTCCCGCGATAGTGCGCGGGCCATCGCGCTGCTTGTCGTTGTCTCTCTCCTCGCGGTCGTGGCTTCGCTGGCGTTCGGCTCGCGCACCATTTCTCTCGCCGATCTCGTCGCCGCAGCTCTCGGCGAGGGAAGCGACGACGTGCGCAATATCTTCTGGCAGCTGCGCGCGCCGCGGACCCTGCTCGCCTACGCCGTCGGCGCATCGCTGGCCATCGCCGGTGTTCTCGCGCAGGCGTGGACCCGCAACCCGCTCGCGGATCCCGGGTTCATCGGCGTGACCGCGGGCGCGGCCTTTGCCGTGGCCGTGGGCAGCGCGGCGGGCGCTGTGGTCGGCCTCGCAGGGGCGACGGTGTACGCCTTCGTCGGAGCGGCCGCGGCCTCCGCGCTGGTGCTGATGGTTGCGCGGCGCTCAGCGAGCCCGCTCACCCTCATCCTGGTAGGCCTCGGCGTAGACGCCTCGTTGCGCGCAGGGTCGGTCCTCATCGGCCTGTTCGACACCTCGGTGCTGGACAGTATGAGGCACTGGACGGTGGGTTCGACCTTCGGCCGCAGCTACGACGACGCCGCCGTGGCCTGGGCGGGTGTGGCCGTCGGCGCGGTCATCGCCGCCCTCGCTGCGCGCCCGCTTGACCTTCTATCGATGGGGGAGGAGGCCTCCCTGGCGCTCGGCGGGTCGCCGCGGTTGGCACGCGTGCTGGCAGCCCTCGGCGTGGTCGTGCTCGCTGGCACCGCCACCGCGACCGCGGGACCTGTCGCCTTCGTCGGCTTCGCCGCCCCGCACATCCTGCGACGCTTCCTCGGCCCGCAGGTCAGTCGCTTGCTCCTGCCCGCGGCGCTCTTCGGGGGAGCGCTTGTGCTGTGCGCCGACATCATCGGGCGCCTCGTGATGCGCCCCGGGGAGCTGGAAATGTCTATCGTCATCGCCGTCATCGGTGGCCCGGTGCTCATCGCGGCGGTGCGCCGCGGCATAGGCGGTACCAGCCGAAAAGGGGTGGCGTAA